The window cactttgccatccttcttatccgccaaatacttggggcagttccgcttccagtgtccagtctgcttgcagtagaagcactcagtttcaggcttaggtccagatttgggtttcttctcttgagtagcaacttgcttgctgttctttttgaagttccccttcttcttccctttgccctttttcttgaaactggtggtcttgttaaccatcaacacttgatgctcctttttgatttctacctccgcggcttttagcatcgcgaagagcttgggaatagtcttgttcatcccttgcatattagagttcatcacgaagctcttgtagcttggtggtagtgattgaagaattctgtcaatgacactatcatcaggaagattaactcccagctgaataaagtgattattatacccagacattttgagtatatgttcactgacagaactattctcttccatcttgcagctatagaacttattggagacttcatatctctcaatccgggcatttgcttgaaatattaacttcaactcctgaaacatctcatatgctccatgacattcaaaacgtcgttgaagacccggttctaagccgtaaagcatggcacactgaactatcgagtagtcatcagctttgctctgccagacgttcttaacatcgtcagttgcatcagcagcaggcctggcacccagcggtgcttccaggacgtaacttttctgtgcagcaatgaggataatcctcaggttacggacccagtccgtgtaattgctaccatcatctttcaactttgctttctcaaggaacgcattaaaattcaacggaacaatagcacgagccatctatctacaaacaaacatagacaagcaaaatactatcaggtactaagtttcatgataaatttaagttcaattaatcatattacttaagaactgccacttagacagacatctctctagtcatctaagtgatcacgtgatccaaatcaactaaaccatgtccgatcatcacgtgagatggagtagtttcaatggtgaacatcactatgttgatcatatctactatatgattcacgctcgacctttcggtcttcgtgttccgaggccatatctatatatgctaggctcgtcaagtatgacccgagtattccgcgtgtgcaactgttttgcacccgttgtatttgaacgtagagcctatcacacccgatcatcacgtggtgtctcagcacgaagaactttcgcaacggtgcatactcagggagaacacttgttgattattagtgagagatcatcttaaaatgctaccgtcaatcaaagcaagataagatgcataaaggataaacatcacatgcaatcaatataagtgatatgatatggccatcatcatcttgtgcttgtgatctccatcttcgaagcaccgtcgtgatcaccatcgtcaccggcgcgacaccttgatctccatcgtagtatcgttgtcgttacgccatctattgcttctacgactatcactaccgcttagagataaagtaaagcaattacagggcgtttgcatttcatacaataaagcgacaaccatatggctcctgccagttgtcgataacttcggttacaaaacatgatcatctcatacaatataatatagcatcacgtcttgaccatatcacatcacaacatgccctgcaaaaacaagttagacgtcctctactttgttgttgcaaattttacgtggctgctacgggctttagcaagaaccattcttacctacgcataaaaaccacaacgatagttcgtcaagttggtgttgttttaaccttcgcaaggactgggcgtagccacactcgattcagctaaagtgagagagacagacacccgccagccacctttaagcacgagtgctcgcaatggtgaaaccagtctcgcgtaagcgtacgcgtaatgtcggtccgggccgcttcatctcacaataccgctgaaccaaagtatgacatgctggtaagcagtatgacttgtatcgcccacaactcacttgtgttctactcgtgcatataacatcaacgcataaaaccaggctcggatgccactgttggggaacgtagtaatttcaaaaaaattcctacgcacacgcaagatcatggtgatggcatagcaacgagaggggagagtgttgtccacgtaccctcgtagaccgtaagcagaagcgttagcacaacgcggttgatgtagtggtacgtcttcacgatccgaccgatccaagcaccgaacgtacggcatctccgagttcagcacacgttcagctcgatgacgatccccgggctccgatccagcaaagcttcggggatgagttccgtcagcacgacggcgtggtgacgatgatgatgttctaccggcgcagggcttcgcctaaactccgcgacaatatgaccgaggtggaatatggtggaggggggcaccgcacatggctaaggaacgatccgtagatcaacttgtgtgtctatggggtgccccccgcccccgtatataaaggagccagggggaggaggcggccggccaaggagggcgcgccaaggggggagtcctactcccaacgggagtaggactcccttctttcctagttggaataggagaaggggggaaagaggaggaagaggggaaggaaagggggggcgccgcccccttcccttgtcctattcggactaggaaggggaggggcgcgcggccccctcctgcctccttccctcttctccctcgaggcccatgtaggcccaataaccccccggggggttccggtaacctctcggtgctccagtaaaatgccgatttcacccggaacaattccgatgtccaaatataggcttccaatatatcaatctttatgtctcgaccatttcgagactcctcgttacgtccgtgatcacatccgggactttgaacaaacttcggtacatcaaaacttataaactcataataaaactgtcatcgtaacgttaagcgtgcggaccctacggcttcgagaactatgtagacatgacctagaactattctcggtcaataaccaatagcggaacctggatgcccatattggttcctacatattctacgaagatctttatcggtcaaaccgcataacaacatacgttgttccctttgtcattggtatgttacttgcccgagatttgatcatcggtatccaatacctagttcaatctcgttaccggcaagtctctttactcgttccgtaatgcatcatcctataaccaactcatttggtcacattgcttgcaaggcttataatgatgtgcattaaagagagggcccagagatacctctccgacaatcggagtgacaaaacctaatctcgaaatacgccaactcaacatgtaccttcggagacacctgtagtacttctttataatcacccagttacgttgtgacgtttggtagtacccaaagtgttcctccagtaaacgggagttgcatatttctcatagttataggaacatgtatatgtcatgaagaaagcaatagcaatatactaaacgatcaagtgctaggctaacagaatgggtcatgtcaatcacatcattcttctaatgatgtgatcccattaatcaaatgacaacacatgtctatggttaggaaacataaccatctttgattaatgagctagtcaagtagaggcatactagtgactatatgtttgtctatgtattcacacatgtatcatgtttccggttaatacaattctagcatgaataataaacatttatcatgatatgaggaaataaataataactttattattgcctctagggcatatttccttcaatttccttgttcatgataatcgtttattatccatgctataattgtattgatagaaaactcagatacatgtgtgggtacatagacaacaccatgtccctagtaagcctctagttgactagctcgttgatcaacagatggttacggtttcctgaccatggacattggatgtcgttgataacgggatcacatcattagaagtatgatgtgatggacaagacccaatcctaagcctagcacaagatcgtgtagttcgtatgctaaaccttttctaaatgtcaagtatcttttccttagaccatgagattgtgcaactcccggataccgtaggaatgctttgggtgtaccaaatgtcacaacgtaactgggtggctataaaggtgcactacaggtatctccgaaagtgtctgttgggttggcacgaatcgagactgggatttgtcactgcgtgtcatggagaggtatctcttggcccactcggtaagacatcatcataatgtgcacaatgtgcaaagagttgatcgcgggatgatgtgttatggaacgagtaaagagacttgtcggtaacgagattgaacaaggtatcggtataccgacgatcgaacctcgggcaagtacaataccgctagacaaagggaattgtatacgggatcgattgagtccttgacatcgtggttcatccgatgagatcatcgtggaacatgtgggagccaacatgggtatccagatcccgctattggttattgaccggagaacgtctcggtcatatctgcatggttcccgaacccgtagggtctacacacttaaggttcgatgacgctagggttataaaggaagtttgtatgtggttaccgaatgttgttcggagtcccggatgatatcccggacgtcacggggagttctggaatggtccggaggtaaagatttatatatgggaagtcctgttttggtcaccggaaaagtttcgggttttatcggtaacgtaccgggaccaccgggagggtcccgggggtccaccaagtggggccactggccccggagggctgcatgggccaagtgtgggaggggaccagccccaggtgggctggtgtgcccccccacaagggcccaaggcgcctagggtttggggagggggtgcttccacctaacttggggggcaagtttcccctcccccccacttggccgccacccttagatgggattggggctgccgcaccccttggggtggaaaccctagagggggcgcacccccctccctctcccctatatatagttgaggtattgagggctgccaacacatgagttttgacctctccctggcgcagccctacctctctcccttctcctctcccgcggtgcttggcgaagccctgctggatcaccacggtcctccaccaccaccacaccgttgtgctgctactggacggagtcttcctcaacctctccctctctccttgctggatcaaggcatgggagacgtcatcgggctgtacgtgtgttgaacgcggaggtgccgtccattcggcactaggatctccggtgatttggatcacgacgagtacgactccttcaaccccgttctcttgaacgcttccgcttagcgatctacaagggtatgtagataaaCTCTCatttccctcgttgctggtttctccatagatagatcttggtgattcgtaggaaaattttgaatttctgctacgttccccaacacgtgctcgtcctcctcgctgacacggtgacgtaccaccttcgcggtgtccggaagcctcggcaccgtcactggcccacgcgaccgccaccaaacaagaatcggctcaacaacgggctgcctcctcaccaacctacgtcccccggaaggtagcacctcccaataccagcttggcggagcccagtcccgaacttgGCCCTGATCAaataggcctccaccgccgagtcgacgacgacgaggatgcgggataggcatcaccgacgtcgatgcgggaactatacttctatatatagttaaataaagtagtttattaaatcaactagctagttcaactatatatgaagcacttactataaataaaataaagtagtacttactaaaaataaactagtttaactatagttctattatttttctaactaattatattaaacactttctcttcttagtttttcctttttcttctattctaaatatgaacatattcataaatgacttatatcattcacaattttcctatacatacacaataaattgacaaagaaaatacaatgaacaaaaaaatcattaaaattctatgaacaaaattacaacagaaaaaaatcatcaaaattctatgaacagaaaaaaaatcataaaaaattgacatctaaattacttacacaatatgaaaaaaaattgacatctaaattacaacagaaaaaaatcataaacatttgacatctaaattacaatagaaaaaatcataaaaaaatctaacacaatatcaacaaattaattacacaatatgaaaaaaaatctaacagaaaaatctatgaactacacatctaacaaaaaaatctatgaactacaaaaaaatctacaaaaaaatctaaaaaaatctaactcaattaactactACTAACATCAAATTAAATTAGTAGCTCACGGCGACGGTGTCGGtgtcggggacggggacggcgacggcgacggcgaggtgcggcacGGGGCGGGgcagcgcggggcggcgcggcgacgggcaggggcggggcggggcggcgtggcgatcggggcggcgcgaggcgacgacgacgacggcgaggcggATACGGCggacagcctgacggcgtcgggcgAGCAGAGAAGAACGAACTGAACCAAAATTTCACGAGTGTTGCTTATATAGACAGAGCGTTGGTCCTGGTTCGTGAGACCAACCGGGACNNNNNNNNNNNNNNNNNNNNNNNNNNNNNNNNNNNNNNNNNNNNNNNNNNNNNNNNNNNNNNNNNNNNNNNNNNNNNNNNNNNNNNNNNNNNNNNNNNNNNNNNNNNNNNNNNNNNNNNNNNNNNNNNNNNNNNNNNNNNNNNNNNNNNNNNNNNNNNNNNNNNNNNNNNNNNNNNNNNNNNNNNNNNNNNNNNNNNNNNNNNNNNNNNNNNNNNNNNNNNNNNNNNNNNNNNNNNNNNNNNNNNNNNNNNNNNNNNNNNNNNNNNNNNNNNNNNNNNNNNNNNNNNNNNNNNNNNNNACCAACCGGGACTAACGGCCTTGTGTTGCCCGCGTCGCggcacaaaagtttagtcccacctcgctagctgagggagctcgagagtggtttataagccccagtcccgctgccctctcgagctcctctctactgcaggcttacgggcctaaaatcATTCTCTATGCTTGTGGACctattgggcctactgcgggcctgcatcctggccctagtaatgggtttctagtcgtatgcagacaGTGGTGGCCCTGTAGGTTgcacttttttaatttttttcccactttttttgctttcttttttgtttctaattatttatttattttcttttatgataattcttttttgcttttcatgttttgaacagaattctaattacttatttatttgcttttatgataattttttttaaaaaaatcccagttttttttctttcttttttgtttctaattacttatttattttcttttatgataattctttttgcttttaatgttttgaacagaattctaattacttatttattttcttttatgataaatctttttgctattaaagtttgtaacaaaattctaattacttatttattttcttttatgataattctttttgcttgtaatgttttgaacagaattctgattacttatttattttcttttatgataattctttttgctattaaagtttgtaacaaaattctatataattttagtttcaataatactagaggtttataaaagctttttagttgattccttcagtaccagttctaaggctgttacaaaggcattttatttggtacaggttttaaggctggtgccccacgagcacctttcagtaccggttcgtggcatgaaccgttaAAAgagtttttagttgattctttctgcagctgttttttagtcccacctcgtcaagcgagaggcactcgcagcggtttataagccctgagtgtagaaATGATGAAGGGATAAGCgcagtgctcacctgcacgttggcctcaagctaagcaacatgcaggtgagcattgcgcctctctttcATTTTGTTATggtatatataggcatatcattggtcccagttggtggcatgaaccggttggtggcatgaatagttaaaatttgaattctttgaaatttgtgtgaatcacaagtttttgattaactttactaaaaaaatgagcatagatgtgcctatagagagaattcaacctaaattcataataaattcctatgaatttcagagaaattcagtatgaatttaggtcaaattccctgtataagggcatctattttcactttgagaggagctcaacaaggcagagaggaaggggcttataaaccggtgtgagcgtctttcggttggcgaggtgagactaaactctGAACGCAACGAGgatcaaccctttagtcccggttggtggcacaaaccgggactaaagggcagcctttggtcccggttcaagccaccaaccgggaccaatggtggtgggccaggagcgaggtccattggtcccggtttgtcccaccaaccgggaccaaaaggtccagacgaaccgggaccaatggcccacgtggctcggccggcccccggggctcacgaaccgggtccgatgccccatgggtcccggttctggactgaaccgggactaatggactgacccggcctggaccatcgcccccttttctactagtgtgtgctcGGAAAAGGGCGTCTCGGTGGCCTCCCCACCGATCCTAATGGACTCCCAGAGTGCTTTTTCTCGCTAGTTACTGGACTGGTTCTCGGGGGCGACCGACCACGAGAAGGAAGCTATGGTGCACGCTGCATATGGTCTTTGGTTGGCTCGAAATGAGGCCAGGAACGGAAGAAGAATCGCAGCCCCACATGGAATAGTGGAGTTTGTGTGTGCTTACATGACTGAATGGAAAAATACTATGAGCCAAGAGTGCGACGGGACAAACCTACGATCAATCAGGCATGGATACCGCCTGAAGAGGGATGGTTCAAAGTCAATTCGGATGGAGCGGTAGCGAAATACGGGGACAAGGGTGGCGGTGGCGCGGTACTGCGAGATCATCAAGGGGCGCTCATTGCTGCAGCATGTAACGTGTTCCGTTCTCAGGTTGATCCAGAAACTGTTGAGATCTTGGCATGTAGAGAGGCGCTGAAGCTGGCTGTGGACAGAGGAGTTGACAAAATCCATGTAGAGTTGGATAACCTGGCGGTGGTACATGCTTAAGGATCCGAAACGAAAAATGTCTGCTGTTGGGCCGTGGATACAAgacctaaggccaactccaccgcgcgactttATCTTGTCCGGCCCCGTTCGTTTGGGGCAAAACGGACAAACTAGGCGGCCTAGCGCGCGACGGTGCGGACccatctggtccgttttgtgtccgggccgacccatttcgagcgcaaacttgcgtcgggtttgggtcgcggcggaGAGCGAACGGACGCTTCGAACGTCCGTATCGGGGCCGCGTGGCAGgtggccacctacctcccacccgccaacATAAATGCGCACGggcgggtggccccacctgtcatccgcacaGCGACGGGTCGTCGTCCTTCTTAAATGGGACCCGTGGACCGATCGTCGTCCTCACTTTCCCACGCCGGCCCCTCTCTGCCCCCTCGAAAGTCGACacgcccaaaccctagccactccccGTCCTCGAGCTCGCCGGCCGGCCGCAGCCAGGGGTCTCTGGAACCGCAAGGAGAAGCATgaccgcgaggccggctcctcctccggccgccgccgcggatcCGTGAAAAAGAAGGAGCCCGCGTCACCGCCGCGCTCCTCCCGTCGAGCCCCCGCATCACCGCCGCGCTCCTCCCGTCGAGCCCCCGCGGCGGCCCCCTTCACCATCGCCCCTAGGcccgccggcgagcgcgaccggtAGTACATCTGCGCGGACGTGTGCCAGAGgtactgggagacgaggacgccggtccCGTGGAGCGACGCCCACCTCCCCAACGGATGGCACCTCTCCGCGGACCGGTCCCCATCCCACCAGTGCCGGTGACCGGCCGTGCACGGCGCGATGAGattgcgcgccgccgccgcctcctccccgacgacctgtaCTACGACCACAGGTATGCCCCTGACTCCCCGCTGTGGGACACATGGCTCCAGGACGAGCATGACGTGCGGCGCGCGTCCTACTTTGCCGGCACCATGTCGGGGCCATGGAGGCCCCGTGCAGAGGCGCGCGGGCctgacgcccacgccgtcgccttccccgtctccgtcgccacctccccctcctcgcatgatagcggaggaggaggcccgtctcctgcagcgtgtcatggatgactccatgaacacgcacgatGAGCGACAGTGGGACGGCCTGAaggaggccatggccctctctgcCGCCGGGGACGTCGCCTTCCTAGAGCTACAGCTGCCGTCACGGAGGAGCCGATGGAGGAGGACCCGCCCGCGTTCGAGCAGCtgctgggccaggggtggggctggGCCTGCACTGCGCTGGAGATGGCCACCGGCGTcggcgtgaactggtgccccactccgccgcggtcaccggagcgggaggcgtcgccgcgggaggaggtggtgcaggcacctccggccgtccagcccgcccctgtctaccacgcaccgccgccccacctctggacgccgtcggactacgtcgacctcgtcagcgacgacgacgacaccggcggccagtgaagacggcgacggccacgacaccgacgggcgcggcaggagcgcgcgggaggagttttttttattttgttattaTGTTAATTATGAAACTGGGCCTTTTAAGTGGCCGTTGAACCAGGGCCGTTTTGTGGCCGATCCCTATATACGTTTTATGTTTTTTAAATGCGTTTATTTGCTTTTTTAGTTATTTCATTTTAGTTTTTATAGTTTTTTTATTCCCGTCCACCCCGGACacgatttggggtgcggccgcgcggtGGGCGCACGCACGACCCAATGGACACAGTCGGACACGTGCGAACCCATCGGCGCCCCAAAGGGACAAATTCCGGTCAAtctggacgtccgtttggggtcgcgcggtagaGTTGGCCTAAAGGAGGTGCTGCAATCTTTTGATAGTTTTAGGGTAGAGTGGATCAGGCGGCCTGCTAATGTTGCCACGCATAAGTTAGCTATAAAGTAGGTGTTGGTGATAATCTTTGTAAGGTTTGGATTGGGGCTCCCCAGACttcattctcaatgtaatttcggaTGACATTTCGAGCTATGGTTAAATAAAGTGGCAACGTtaacctcaaaaaaaaaaacatccCCGCGATCCACGAGATCCACGCGCCCTCCTCGTCTCGCCGGTCGGCATGTGTAGGTACGTACGGCTCTGCCTCTCGTCGTACTGAAATGACTAGGCAGGCAGGGAAAAAGTTGGCAGAATCCAATCGTTCCAGCATATGCCATGCTCGTGATCATGAGTTTTGCGTCCGACCTTGATGGCCGCTCCACAGCCACCAGTTTCGTTTCCATGGAAATTCCTTCAAGAGGCCACTGGATTGCTCTAGGACCTCGGCCTGCCTGACCACTGCTCTGCTCCTGTGAACTAATGCTAAGCCCGCGACTTAAAACACATGCTAAGCCCACGACCTAAACAGTAAACACGGACACTAATCTAACCCTCGCCGCTGTCCGCCTATATAAACCCCAGCAGCCCAGCCCATTCTTTGCATCTTTACTTGTGTTGTGTTGTGTCCCTCGTTGGCCGTAGCAGGCTAGCAGAAGCAGATCGATGGCGCTCTCTGGTCGCATGGCCGCATCcgccctcctcctgctcctcctcctcctcgccacagGCACGTCCCGCCCAAGTCCCAACCCCGCTCTTCCCAGCGAGCGAGCGAGCTGTGGATGATGCTTAATTTGTCACTGTGGTTTCATTCATGTGCACTGCATGCAGAGATGGGGACGCCgacgaggaaggtggcggaggCGCGGGACTGCCTGTCCAAGAGCCACAAGTTCAAGGGCGCGTGCCTCAGCAGCAGCAACTGCGCCAGCATCTGCCGCACCGAGAACTTCCCCGGCGGCGAGTGCAAGCTCGACTCCTTCGCGCGCAAGTGCTTCTGCAAGAGGGTCTGCTAGCTAGCCCTGCTCGCCCCCGGCCTGGCCGGCGCCGCGACGTCCGATGCTAGCTACTCCACATGTTGCTGGCATCGTGTGTCCCGTAATTTGTTCGTCAGTGTATGAGTTCATTCAGTACTTGTTCTTGTGTGTCCCGTGATAATAAAGTAGAGAATCAATCGGGGTCTCGATGGTCTAGTTGGCCGTAAGTCGTGTTTTTCTTTTGCTgctttctgtgtgtgtgtgtggggtaaTGTAACAAGGTCGCTGTTTCAGCATGGAC is drawn from Triticum dicoccoides isolate Atlit2015 ecotype Zavitan chromosome 6B, WEW_v2.0, whole genome shotgun sequence and contains these coding sequences:
- the LOC119326641 gene encoding defensin-like protein CAL1 encodes the protein MALSGRMAASALLLLLLLLATEMGTPTRKVAEARDCLSKSHKFKGACLSSSNCASICRTENFPGGECKLDSFARKCFCKRVC